Below is a window of Solanum stenotomum isolate F172 chromosome 7, ASM1918654v1, whole genome shotgun sequence DNA.
TGCTTTAAAGGAACACTTATAATGATGTTGGAGACTTCGAGGGTTTGAAAGGAAAAAGCATTAGTTAAAgtgtaaaaaaatgaaaattagagTCAAGTGTAAGAGTTTGTATATGTATTTGCCCAATAGAAAATGAACACAAATTACttaatatgatataattggagttataaaaaataattattcttatttttaatcaaaGGCGTGAGTGGAAAAATTCGACAAATATATTTATCctcattttgaaatttcataaaaataaatgcataacgaaattttattcataatttaatttgtcttttagtaataattataatttaatatactTAGTTATAGCTATACCTCATATAgtatgtaaatataatttttttttttataatagggAGATGTTAGTGTTTAATTCTAAAGTACATAGAATGTATCCAAAATAGGGTcatattacataaatatttagTGTAATTAACCCTATTATAATAGAAGATACATGGTAATGAGACAAGGTGAATGTAGGGTATGGAAGTAGTTCTCCTTTTGTGATATTTTTATGGTTAAAGGACGAATATAATGTTGAAGTGGTACGTAGTTGAAATAATTGATATAGATTGGGATTAGTTTGAGATGTTtgtcaagaaaaataaataatatatgctcctcttttagtgaaaaatataaattagtagTGTACTTTTCTTGGAGAaaacatttcaataattattgtAATCGCACCATTGAAATTCTTTTGCTCTACTTTTATACTTGCTTGAGTTTACTCCTTATATATCTAGCAAGGCTTCACGTGAGCCaagaatttattataaatatattactttttaattttcacaAGGTAGAAATAAAACTACGTAAATATTATCCTTTTCATTCtttatttgtaattataaaattacaatGAATTTGTTGTTGTGGCTAGTTCACCTTTCTTCACCTTCAAGTTGCAAGCTTGCTAGAGTATATATCTAGAAGAGTTGTTACGTTTTTTCTTTTCCAGCGATAGTTTTAAGTATGGCAAAATCAAACGTCttgaagcaaaaaaaataaaaagaaacaacgTGAGAGAAAAAAAGCATTGAACTTTGAACACCCgacttaaaaagaaagaagtgcAACAAATTACATTACATTAAACACGTAAAAAATCACATAACATTACACTATGAATGAAACCaaacaccaacaacaacaaaaagaaaaaaaaaatcactctttTCTCACAGTACTAGCCATAATACTAACCAAACAATATGCATGACATGACAAATTAAACTTGaactaatattaatataatcttCATGGAAGTGGAAGACTTCCTGCACCACCACCAGCACCGCCACCAATACCACCTAGTCCTCCTACTCCACCTATTCCACCTAGTCCACCACCCCCAATTCCTCCACCAAATCCAGCTCCACCACCAATTCCAGCACCAAATCCACCAACATCGCCACCTACTCCGCTAACAACTCCACCAAAAGGCAGTCCATTGCTTCCAATGCCACCGATACCTCCAGCGCCTACAAAAACATTCTTTTGGTCAGAAAGACCATTGTCACTTGGCATGTCTCTTGATGCTGTGGTGTGTACCACTACCAAAGCAAGGCAAAGGATAACTATGGACAACTTGTTTGCCATCACTTCCTAGTCTCTCTTGTTTTTCTCTTTATCCTATATATTCCTTTACACCTGATGAGTGATGAGTAGTGATGAAGTGGTATTTCCTTGAGTCTCTTTTTATAGGCAAAAAATGGGTTGGTGGAGGAATGAATACAAACATTCAATGTCTCtctcctttatttattttttggagaaACCCTTTGGTTGGTTTgccaatgaaaaaatatgttttccctcctttatttatttttttgaaaataactctttttttttttttttttttatgtttgatggTTAGAGGAAGAGAATATTATTccaaaagtatatatatatatataatttagataaatTATTATCTAGATGGGTTTGGGTAGATAGCGGGAGCAATGGTGGAGCCATGTAAACTTGAGGGGTGTCCATCGACATCCTCATTCATTGAAAAATTACACTGCCATGTACTTAGGTAAATACatttttgtttatgtttatatattacatattgacACTATTTGACTTCTACacaattttacttatttatgtttgAACATCTTTTAGTCAAAATTTTGGTTCCGTGCGCGTGAGAGGACTGTGTGAAATTTGTTTTCTATTTCTACcataaaagttatttttctaattttaagaaattttattttcttaaacaatattttttaaaaacttttgactagcgaaatatttttaaaatattttcttctattctaACCACACTCTTTGTTCTTACTACTATTTGTCTTTTAAACTTTTGGACACCCTTATTCCTTAAGAAACACATTTAACcgttttaaatataattaaggGCTTCTCTCTTAAAAATTTCACTTAATTAAAACATCATaacttcatatatattttttaaaaacaccaAAATACTTTGAAACAAATTAAACGCTATAAAGGAATTATTTAGGGTGGGAGGTTGtatatgttttctttcttttgagcattaactatttatttttttagtcatGTTTCAGAAAGGTGTATAGGTGGTCAAAAGAACGTGTTGTGTTAAATAGATGATCAATTGGTTACTATTAGTTATTACTGAGCTACCGGCCTATGGACCCGCTGTCTGCAACCTACTTATActaattaatttctattttttaattttattttacgtgTGTGAGGCATATGCCAAATCATACTTGGCTAAGGAAATTATTACTGACATTATAGTGTGGGAACCACTTCCTCATCTCACACCACTATTTTTTAATGTGTTTGGTCAATTTTTGCACATATCGATTAATTTTATGGAATAACTTTATCGATCAAGGTTAaaatagatgaaagaattaACTAATGTTCTTTGTTTTCGCTCCTAACTAAACATCAGGTATCTTGGTTTTCAACCCCTAGGCTcacatctttcttttttctttttttattttttacttttcttttcatcttctcttttcCATCAAAATTCTTTAATATATTCTTCAACTTCACTTTCCAatttttcaattccttcaaaTTCCATATCTTCATccatcaatttttttccaaataaatttttaaacaaataatggTAAAATCAGTTATTAATCACAAAAAATGGCTCAATTTATTTTACCTCCGGATCCACAAAAGGATTCCACCAACTTTTTCATGTCTCCGACGtcaaaatgacatttttttcacatccaacaaattaaaaggtgtaaaaattaaagaacttGTATCGAAAGAGGTTATTAAAATTGTTTCTTATAaacctcaatttttttaaacaaacgtCTCATCAAATCAATTGCTTATGCAATAGAATATTATGtaagaaataatttcaaaataactaatataaacgTAACGTAACTAATACTAGCGTTACTAAAACACTATATGCACGCAACAGTATGTAAAACGACCACTTAATTCATTTACTGCCCTTTATAGAGAGTGGGAGcatttgatttgtcaaactAACTCCATAAAAACGATTTAAAAGGCATTTAaacatttgaaatttatgattgGGCAGATGGAAACAGTTGAACTCCGATGacattttcttcttctacagagatcaaagaaataaaaatgacagCTAATGCTTTCTCTAACTAAAGACCTTCAAAAGCTAGTAGTAAATGCTTTTGTCAGTAAGTTGCTGGCAGAAAATTAAGATATCGCATCCACTTAATTCCTCCCTTCTTGTGCAACATGAATCCTATGCAAATTATAACTCTTCCTATTTATCATGCCCCAACTACACACCAAATGGTAGATCTAAATATCGAAAAATTTGATCGATTCAAATTAATttgaagttttaattttttggtttgatattggtattttttaaaaaaaaatcagttcttCAGTTCGATATAAGAGTTTCGGAAGTTCGATGCATTGAAgaatcaaatttttattaatcttttaaaaaaaaatagaaatattttatatatatatatatatatatatatcaattagcAATTAAACCATTTATGAACAAATCAAAGTACGTAGCAACAAATTTACAATCAAGATAGTTAACTTTGAATATTAATTTCCAAGAGGAGCCGGTCAAACGTATTTTTGTTGATGTACGTAAAGGAATTTGTCTTCAACCTTGTATTCCTTGAGCAATAGTTGGTGGTACAATGCTCTTGAGAaagacaaatataattttttttaagcaCAATAAGTGTTCCATGGTGAGACACATCATCATCACTTAACAtggttaattatttttattcgcTCTGAAAACCCGTTTTcaaaataccaaaccaaactaatgtTGATAAAAGccgaaccgaaccgaattaGTTCGATTCGATATTTGGTACACACTTTTACAAAATCGAAAATCAAAGACGAAccataatttaataaaaacgAACTAAAGAACCGAACATCTATCCCTAAATTAAACTGAACGTTTGATTATATGGTGGGTACCTACCAAAAGCGAGACTCCTctgaagttaattttttttcataaatctaAAGACCTAACATATTCATACGTATGTACAAAGCCAAAATATTTAGCGAAACATATTAAACATATGtatgaatttaattatatttcaatataAGTATCGAACATtgagtagaaaaataaaaaaaataactatatatataaatacgaaTTTTATGTATACTGTTGCTAGTATTGTATATTCCACTGCTGCTGGTTGGTTTGGATCGTAACCTATCATGTGATTCAGTTAATGTTTCAATTGATGGATATATAAGACACCAACCACCTCATTGATATTATTACGCTTGGTTTGGTTGTCGCAGAAAATTATGCGTAGAATTAATAATATCAGCTAGATTCATTGGGCCAATCCGGTCCAATTCATGATTTGGTAAGATTGGATTAAGATTTTTGGTGTTTATTTAAGAatagggataaggcacaagtaccccctagattatgaccgaaatctcagagacacaccttaattaatctaaggtcctattatcccCCTAATCTcattttttgtgtaattttgtacaccttttgactTATGTGGCACACTCCGTGACTCCACTTAAGTGAGGCGCGTGGGAGATATTTGGAGGCCACGTAGGCCataaaggtgtacaaaattatataaaaaaaaaaagttcagggggtaataagaccttagtttagttaaggtgtgtctctgggatttcggttATAGTCTAGAGGGGGTACTAGTGCCTTATCCctttaagaatataattaactttcaaattttttatttaaattatatattttatttgattaattatctttttaatattactttatatttattatcatttatgaCATAACTTTTGCTTTAATAGTCATTTAATATTTGATATCATCggagtatatatatgtataaactCTGGTGGTATCAAGAAAGANGTATGTTTCTGGGATTTCGGTTATAGTCTAGAGGGGTACTAGTGCCTTATCCctttaagaatataattaactttcaaatttttatttaaattatatattttatttgattaattatctttttaatattactttatatttattatcatttatgaCATAACTTTTGCTTTAATAGTCATTTAATATTTGATATcatcagagtatatatatatacactctgGTGGTatcaagaaagaaaaagtcACTTCAGTGATAACACTATTAagttagagcctgtttggattgacttaaaaagtagtttttgagtcaaaaataaaaagttaaacttgaatgacttttaagtcaaaaaattaaaagtatgaGAGACCTACCTTTGGTCTTTAAcgtatattaaattttttttaaccttGTCAAACAgttcctaacttattttaagttattttttatttattttaagttatttttatatttgccaaacatttctagaagtaaaaaaattgacttaaaaataggtttgaccaaaatttagggtttaaatttggtcaacttttaagtcaatccaaataccGTTTTACTCCTTGATAAcatcagagtatatatatatatatatatattatacacacTCTGATGGTATCAATGAAGAAAAAGTCACTCCAGTGAAAAACTACTAAATTGCTTCTTAATACtattagagtatatatatactatggTGGAATCAAATAGGGATTCAGtgaaaaaactaataatttactcATTGATACCATtagggtatatatatatacacactaatGGTATAATacatttgtattaaaaatattttagttatataaaattacatggttaataaatatatgttagttaattagtcatcatagctatagttttagttaattatcACTCGCGACCAACATTCAATGATAATTACGTGGGTTGGagtttcgagtttgtataattcaaaatttgtataatataatttatataacttttggataatgtaattttgtataatatagtttgtataactgtttaaagttcagatgtatgtgtttgtataaattcgttatttcgagtttatacaaaaacagttcaattatacaaacgtacccacatattatatatacaaacccacgaattatacaaacacgtgaattatacaaacgagacaaCTTAAACTGTAGCTACAACTCGTAAATATGCAAATTATAGCTATGGatcataattaagtttattatagtggtTATTTACGATTGAAACAtatctataatatatatattatatattgaattcaaatatattacGATTTTTCTGCTTCTTATAACGatgttaaaatatattattgtattaaaaataatttagttatgTCCAGCTGGAAACCCAAGCCACTAGGTATTTTTAGACTACATGATTTCTTTCATATATTATTAGTACTGTATTTGTGGTGTCAGCTCCACCAAACCATAAGATTTTTTTACATAAAGATTCAGCCGCTTGGATCAACCATATCAatgtaaataaaagaaataaagtgagagaaaagaGGTGTGGAACGTTGAACACTGACTTTAAAAGAAGTTTAAAAAAGTGCAACAACTTACTTTCATTGAACACGGAAAAATATCATGTAACATTACAATATGGATAAaaccaaacaacaacaacaacaaccaaaaaatgaaaaaaaaaaaatcactctttTCTCACACTAGTTAGCTAGCAATCTTGACCATAATCAAACATGCATGAAACAAACTTAACTAATATAGATGAGAATAAAAATTAGTTACATAAAAGTGATGAATAACTTCATGGAAGTGGAAGACTTCCTGCACCAGCCCCAGCACCAGCATCGCCACCAATACTACCTAGTCCTCCTACTCCACCTAGTCCACCACCCCCAATTCCTCCACCAAATCCAGCTCCACCACCAATTCCAGCACCAAATCCACCAACATTGCCACCTACTCCACTAACAACTCCACCAAAAGGTAGTCCATTGCTTCCAATGCCACTAATACCTCCAGCGCCTACAAAAGCATTCTTTTGGTCAGAAAGACCATTGTCACTTGGCATTTCTCTTGCTGCTGTGGTATGAACCACTACCAAAGCAAGACAAAGGATAACTATGGACAACTTGTTTGCCATGATCACTTCCTATTATTGCCTAAATAACTTTACTTTTCTTTATCCTATATATGCCTTTACACTTGATGAGTAGTGATGAAGTGGTGTTTCCTTGAGTATCTTTTTATAGGCAGAAAATGGGTTGGTGGAGGAATGAATACAAACAtttaaacatttgaaaacaACTTTCATCAAATgacattttcttcttttgcagatataatatagtagaaataAAACTGACAGCTAATGCTCtcaactacaacaaaaacaacctTTAGCAATAATAAATATAGACATTAATAAGGAGTGCTAAAGtttttaccggcattagttaagtgtcattagaatCAATGTCGCTAAAcgctttagggacatatacaaagagtgtttATTgtcgctaaaaatacatatttagcaacaattaaactattgtcattaattaattaccgcTAATGATCATATTTTATGTAGTGAAGACCCCTTCAAAGCGTAGTAGTAAATGTTTTTTCCAGTAAGTTCTTGGCTCTTGTTAACATATCCCATCCACTTAAACgctaaaaataacttaaaagtaAGTTTGATTAACTTTTAAGCTAATCCAAACATACTCTTAATCCCTCCCTTCTACTGCAACATGAATTCTATGATAATTGTAACTCTTCCTATCATGCCGCAGCTGCACAAACCTAACGAATTCAAACTGAACGTTTAATTATATGGTGGGTACCTACCAAAAGCAAGACTCCTctgaagttaattttttttcataaatctaACAACCTAACATATTCATACATGTGTACAGAGCTAGAATTTTAACAAAACATAGTCATAACTCATATGTATGTTTGGATTTAGTCGAATTTCAATATCAATATCGAACACTGAGTaggacataaaaaaaaataaggaaaaaagaataaatataccTCTGagctatcataaatggtatctAAATACCCTCTATTATACTTTTATGACACTAATGCCCTTGCCGTTTAATTTTTggagtatatatatacctttGGACTAACGGAGGAACTCATGCCTCACTCTTAAAGACCTACccaaaatttatttgatttttaccCATCATTAAAAGACTCACCTAACAAATTCAAAACTCACCCAAATAACTTAGAAACCCACACTCAAATTATAATCCAAAAACACCCCAAAAATCTTCACTTTCATTATTAATTACCTAAATTAGACCTTATATCAAATTTCATGAGACATTTTAATTTGAACTGAATCGCACAGAAAGGACAAAAAACAATTCCGGCGTCGGCAACGGCAAAAGAGAAGAACCTCATCTGGGTATTGTAGGAAAACCCATTTCTTTGATGTGAaatgatatgttgttgttgttgagtgaAAAGACTGAGGTGTCTTGCTTCAATTGCCATGGAAATAGACCTAGACAAAgattagttcttttttttttggagcaTTTCGATTTTTGAATTTGCCTTCTAATTTAGTGATGGGCTTAGATCTGACCCGATGACAGTATGTTGTTGAGATTTCtgataaaattttgatcttttaatCGATTTGGTCTTCAAAGTGTTCCATTACTTCTTTAAGCATATTAGGGCTTGTAATTTGTTGGTTGAAGTAGAGTAAATTCTTACCCAAGATTCATTTTTTCCATGGAATTTGAAagtttattgatttaattttgtttcCGATTTGATTCTTTGATATGTTTCAATGTATTGCTTTTCGTTTGAGATGTATCTTGTGGTCTGCGGTATCaagatttgagttcttttaggaatgaaaattattttttatttttgagatggGCATATGAAAATTTTGGCTTATAATTTGGGTTGGATCTTAGTTATTTGGACGAGTTTTGAATTTGTTGGGTGAGTCTTTTAATTATGggtaaaaatcaaataaatttcgGATAGGTCTTTAAGATTGAGACATGTGTCCCCCGTCAGTACAAAGGATATATACACTCCAAAAATTAGACAACAAGAGCAGTAGtgtcccaaaagtataacaaaggatatttaaatagcatttatgatagttcagggatatatttatctttttcccaaaaaataatgattaagaATTTAATATATACGGTTGCTAGTATCATATATTCCACTGCTGCTAGTTAGTTTGGGTCGAATATGGGGTCGCGCCTATGTGGCTAATTGAACGTGACCTTATTATATGATTCAGTTAGctctcatttgttttcattaagctAGAGTTTGGCtatagattttcaaatatttttcaccatgtgtttggccatagtatttgAGAAACATATTtgactttttaagaaaaatgtgatttatacccataagttttaaaaactattaaaactaaccataagtttgtattagAAGTCAATGGATCTTCGTTGCAATAAATAACTAGTGTCCATGACATTGGAAcaatgtggtagtttggagtgagtgcaacaagcatcattccatacatcgtgaagtagacaaagcACATGAATTTGTTACCATGGGCcaattgttcatcattttcatcaacaaccatatcatcactgaatatttcataactactttggt
It encodes the following:
- the LOC125870937 gene encoding glycine-rich protein 5-like: MANKLSIVILCLALVVVHTTAAREMPSDNGLSDQKNAFVGAGGISGIGSNGLPFGGVVSGVGGNVGGFGAGIGGGAGFGGGIGGGGLGGVGGLGSIGGDAGAGAGAGSLPLP
- the LOC125870936 gene encoding glycine-rich protein 5-like — encoded protein: MANKLSIVILCLALVVVHTTASRDMPSDNGLSDQKNVFVGAGGIGGIGSNGLPFGGVVSGVGGDVGGFGAGIGGGAGFGGGIGGGGLGGIGGVGGLGGIGGGAGGGAGSLPLP